The stretch of DNA GAATTGATTATTATTCGGGTAGGTCACGAGTCCCCTCGACTAAGCCTGTCGTGAGCTCTGTCGAACGGCTCGGGACATTAAATAAACCCTAAGAGAGTATCAAATCCGTTCCCCCTGAGCTGGGTCGAAGGGTGATGTTTATAAGTGAGCGGCGACCTCTAGGTCGCCACTTTTTCCGCTAAACCCGATCAATTTTCTTTGCGAGATTAAAGTCGTTTTCGGTCAATCCGCCCTCGCTATGTGTGGATAACGAAAGCGTTACCTTATTATATTGGATTAGAATA from Thermodesulfobacteriota bacterium encodes:
- a CDS encoding 4a-hydroxytetrahydrobiopterin dehydratase gives rise to the protein ILIQYNKVTLSLSTHSEGGLTENDFNLAKKIDRV